A region from the Citrobacter telavivensis genome encodes:
- the tkt gene encoding transketolase — MSSRKELANAIRALSMDAVQKAKSGHPGAPMGMADIAEVLWRDFLNHNPGNPSWADRDRFVLSNGHGSMLIYSLLHLTGYDLPMSELQNFRQLHSKTPGHPEVGYTAGVETTTGPLGQGIANAVGMAIAEKTLAAQFNRPGHDIVDHYTYAFMGDGCMMEGISHEVCSLAGTLKLGKLVAFYDDNGISIDGHVEGWFTDDTAKRFEAYGWHVVRGVDGHDADAIKRAVEEARAVTDKPSLLMCKTIIGFGSPNKAGTHDSHGAPLGDAEIALTREQLGWKYAPFEIPSEIYAQWDAKEAGQAKESAWNEKFAAYAKAFPQEAAEFTRRMKGEMPSDFDAKANEFIAKLQANPAKIASRKASQNAIEAFGPLLPEFLGGSADLAPSNLTIWSGSKAINEDTAGNYIHYGVREFGMTAIANGISLHGGFLPYTSTFLMFVEYARNAVRMAALMKQRQVMVYTHDSIGLGEDGPTHQPVEQVASLRVTPNMSTWRPCDQVESAVAWKYGVERQDGPTALILSRQNLAQQERTAEQLANIARGGYVLKDCAGQPELIFIATGSEVELAVAAWDKLTAEGVKARVVSMPSTDAFDKQDAAYRESVLPKAVTARVAVEAGIADYWFKYVGLNGAIVGMTTFGESAPAELLFEEFGFTVDNVVAKAKALL, encoded by the coding sequence ATGTCCTCACGTAAAGAGCTTGCCAATGCTATTCGTGCGCTGAGCATGGACGCAGTACAGAAAGCCAAATCCGGTCACCCGGGTGCCCCGATGGGTATGGCTGACATTGCCGAAGTCCTGTGGCGTGATTTCCTGAACCACAATCCGGGCAACCCGTCCTGGGCCGATCGTGACCGCTTCGTCCTGTCCAACGGTCACGGCTCCATGTTGATTTACAGCCTGCTGCACCTCACCGGTTACGATCTGCCGATGTCTGAGCTGCAGAACTTCCGCCAGCTGCATTCCAAAACCCCGGGTCACCCGGAAGTGGGTTACACCGCCGGTGTGGAAACCACCACGGGTCCGCTGGGGCAGGGGATTGCTAACGCAGTCGGTATGGCTATCGCTGAAAAAACACTGGCGGCACAGTTCAACCGTCCGGGCCATGACATCGTTGACCACTACACCTATGCGTTCATGGGCGACGGCTGCATGATGGAAGGTATCTCTCACGAGGTATGTTCTCTGGCCGGTACCCTGAAACTGGGCAAGCTGGTGGCGTTCTATGATGACAACGGTATCTCTATCGATGGTCACGTTGAAGGCTGGTTCACTGATGACACCGCGAAGCGTTTCGAAGCCTACGGCTGGCACGTCGTTCGTGGCGTTGATGGACACGATGCGGACGCTATCAAACGCGCAGTTGAAGAAGCTCGCGCCGTTACCGACAAACCGTCCCTGCTGATGTGCAAAACCATCATCGGTTTTGGTTCCCCGAACAAAGCCGGTACCCACGATTCCCACGGCGCGCCGCTGGGCGACGCAGAAATCGCTCTGACCCGCGAACAGCTGGGCTGGAAATATGCGCCGTTCGAAATCCCGTCTGAAATCTATGCCCAGTGGGATGCAAAAGAAGCAGGCCAGGCGAAAGAGTCTGCCTGGAACGAAAAATTCGCGGCCTACGCCAAAGCCTTCCCGCAGGAAGCGGCTGAATTCACCCGTCGTATGAAAGGCGAAATGCCGTCTGATTTCGACGCGAAAGCGAACGAATTCATCGCGAAATTGCAGGCCAACCCGGCGAAAATCGCCAGCCGTAAAGCCTCTCAGAATGCGATCGAAGCCTTCGGCCCGCTGCTTCCTGAGTTCCTCGGCGGCTCCGCTGACCTCGCGCCGTCTAACCTGACTATCTGGTCTGGTTCGAAGGCCATTAACGAAGATACCGCTGGTAACTACATTCATTACGGTGTGCGTGAATTCGGTATGACCGCGATTGCCAACGGTATCTCCCTGCACGGCGGTTTCCTGCCGTACACTTCCACCTTCCTGATGTTCGTGGAATATGCCCGTAACGCGGTGCGTATGGCTGCGCTGATGAAACAGCGTCAGGTGATGGTCTACACCCACGACTCCATCGGCCTGGGCGAAGATGGCCCGACTCACCAGCCGGTAGAGCAGGTAGCTTCACTGCGCGTAACGCCGAACATGAGCACGTGGCGTCCGTGTGACCAGGTGGAATCCGCGGTGGCGTGGAAGTACGGCGTTGAGCGTCAGGACGGTCCGACCGCGCTGATCCTCTCCCGTCAGAACCTGGCGCAGCAGGAACGTACTGCAGAGCAACTGGCAAACATTGCTCGCGGTGGCTACGTACTGAAAGATTGCGCAGGCCAGCCAGAGCTTATCTTCATCGCGACCGGTTCTGAAGTTGAACTGGCGGTTGCCGCATGGGACAAACTGACCGCTGAAGGCGTGAAAGCGCGCGTGGTCTCCATGCCGTCTACCGACGCGTTCGACAAGCAGGATGCCGCTTACCGTGAATCCGTTCTGCCGAAAGCGGTTACCGCTCGCGTAGCAGTGGAAGCCGGTATCGCTGACTACTGGTTCAAATACGTGGGCCTGAACGGCGCGATCGTTGGCATGACCACCTTCGGTGAATCTGCTCCGGCAGAGCTGCTGTTCGAAGAGTTTGGCTTCACCGTCGATAACGTTGTCGCGAAAGCAAAAGCACTGCTGTAA
- a CDS encoding M48 family metalloprotease, with protein sequence MKIRALLLVMGMATVLTGCQNMNSNGLLSSGAEAFQAYSLSDAQVIALSNQACTEMDGKATIAPAGSEYAKRLSKIATALGDNINGQAVNYKVYMAKDVNAFAMANGCIRVYSGLMDMMTDNEVEAVIGHEMGHVALGHVKKGMQVALGTNAVRAAAASAGGIVGSLSQSQLGDLGEKLVNSQFSQRQESEADDYSYDLLCKRGINPAGLATSFEKLAKLEEGRQSSMFDDHPASAERAQHIRDRMKADGIK encoded by the coding sequence ATGAAGATTCGCGCGTTACTGCTTGTTATGGGCATGGCGACGGTGCTGACCGGCTGCCAGAATATGAACTCCAACGGACTGCTCTCTTCGGGGGCTGAGGCTTTTCAGGCCTACAGTCTGAGCGACGCGCAGGTTATTGCGTTAAGCAACCAGGCCTGTACGGAAATGGATGGTAAAGCAACCATCGCACCAGCCGGCAGCGAGTACGCGAAGCGCCTGAGTAAAATCGCCACGGCGCTCGGTGATAACATCAACGGACAAGCGGTAAACTATAAGGTCTACATGGCGAAAGACGTGAACGCCTTCGCGATGGCGAATGGCTGTATTCGCGTGTATAGCGGCCTGATGGACATGATGACGGATAACGAAGTCGAAGCGGTGATTGGCCATGAAATGGGGCACGTTGCGCTCGGACACGTGAAGAAAGGCATGCAAGTGGCGCTGGGCACCAACGCCGTTCGCGCCGCCGCGGCTTCTGCAGGCGGGATTGTCGGCAGCCTGTCGCAGTCACAGCTCGGCGATCTGGGGGAAAAACTGGTGAACTCGCAGTTCTCCCAGCGTCAGGAGTCGGAAGCAGACGACTACTCGTACGATCTGTTGTGCAAGCGCGGTATCAACCCGGCGGGTCTTGCCACCAGCTTTGAAAAACTGGCGAAACTGGAAGAAGGTCGTCAGAGTTCCATGTTTGACGATCACCCGGCCTCCGCAGAACGTGCGCAACATATTCGCGATCGCATGAAAGCGGACGGGATTAAGTAA
- the speB gene encoding agmatinase, whose product MSTLGHQYDNSLVSNAFGFLRLPLNFQPYDSDADWVITGVPFDMATSGRAGGRHGPAAIRQVSTNLAWEHNRFPWNFDMRERLNVVDCGDLVYAFGDAREMSEKLQAHAEKLLAAGKRMLSFGGDHFVTLPLLRAHAKHFGKMALVHFDAHTDTYANGCEFDHGTMFYTAPNEGLIDPHHSVQIGIRTEFDKDNGFTVLDACQVNDRGVDDIIAQVKQIVGDMPVYLTFDIDCLDPAFAPGTGTPVIGGLTSDRAIKLVRGLKDLNIVGMDVVEVAPAYDQSEITALAAATLALEMLYIQAAKKGE is encoded by the coding sequence ATGAGCACCTTAGGTCATCAGTACGATAACTCCCTGGTTTCTAACGCCTTTGGCTTCCTGCGTCTGCCGCTGAATTTCCAGCCGTATGACAGCGATGCGGACTGGGTGATCACTGGCGTGCCGTTTGACATGGCAACGTCCGGTCGCGCAGGTGGACGTCATGGCCCCGCGGCAATCCGTCAGGTGTCAACGAATCTGGCCTGGGAACACAACCGCTTCCCGTGGAACTTCGACATGCGTGAGCGTCTGAACGTTGTGGACTGCGGCGATCTGGTTTACGCCTTTGGCGACGCGCGTGAAATGAGCGAAAAACTGCAGGCACATGCAGAGAAACTGCTGGCCGCCGGTAAACGTATGCTCTCTTTTGGCGGTGACCACTTTGTGACGCTGCCGCTGCTGCGCGCGCACGCAAAACACTTTGGCAAAATGGCGCTGGTGCATTTCGATGCCCACACCGATACCTATGCGAACGGCTGTGAGTTTGACCACGGCACGATGTTCTACACCGCGCCGAACGAAGGTCTGATCGACCCGCATCACTCTGTGCAGATCGGTATTCGTACGGAGTTTGACAAAGACAACGGCTTTACCGTGCTGGACGCCTGCCAGGTGAACGATCGCGGTGTTGATGACATCATCGCTCAGGTGAAGCAGATTGTTGGCGACATGCCGGTTTATCTGACCTTTGATATCGACTGCCTGGATCCGGCATTCGCGCCGGGGACCGGTACGCCGGTGATTGGCGGCCTGACCTCCGATCGCGCCATCAAGCTGGTCCGCGGTCTGAAAGATCTGAACATCGTGGGGATGGACGTGGTGGAAGTGGCTCCGGCTTACGACCAGTCCGAAATCACCGCCCTGGCAGCGGCAACGCTGGCGCTGGAGATGCTGTACATTCAGGCGGCGAAGAAAGGCGAGTAA
- the speA gene encoding biosynthetic arginine decarboxylase, whose protein sequence is MSDDMSLGSPSSAGEQGVLRSMQEVAMSSQEASKMLRTYNIAWWGNNYYDVNELGHISVCPDPDVPHARVDLAKLVKAREAQGQRLPALFCFPQILQHRLRSINAAFKRARESYGYNGDYFLVYPIKVNQHRRVIESLIHSGEPLGLEAGSKAELMAVLAHAGMTRSVIVCNGYKDREYIRLALIGEKMGHKVYLVIEKMSEIAIVLDEAERLNVIPRLGVRARLASQGSGKWQSSGGEKSKFGLAATQVLQLVETLREAGRLDSLQLLHFHLGSQMANIRDIATGVRESARFYVELHKLGVDIQCFDVGGGLGVDYEGTRSQSDCSVNYGLNEYANNIIWAIGDACEENGLPHPTVITESGRAVTAHHTVLVSNIIGVERNEYTVPVAPADDAPRALQSMWETWQEMHEPGTRRSLREWLHDSQMDLHDIHIGYSSGTFSLQERAWAEQLYLSMCHEVQKQLDPQNRAHRPIIDELQERMADKMYVNFSLFQSMPDAWGIDQLFPVLPLEGLDQVPERRAVLLDITCDSDGAIDHYIDGDGIATTMPMPEYDPDNPPMLGFFMVGAYQEILGNMHNLFGDTEAVDVFVFPDGSVEVELSDEGDTVADMLQYVQLDPKTLLTHFRDQVKQTDLDDALQQQFLEEFEAGLYGYTYLEDE, encoded by the coding sequence ATGTCTGACGACATGTCTTTGGGTTCGCCTTCGTCAGCAGGCGAACAGGGTGTACTACGCTCCATGCAGGAGGTTGCAATGAGCTCCCAGGAAGCCAGCAAGATGCTGCGTACTTACAATATTGCCTGGTGGGGCAATAACTACTATGACGTCAATGAGTTGGGTCACATTAGCGTGTGCCCGGACCCGGACGTACCGCACGCGCGCGTCGATCTCGCTAAGCTGGTGAAAGCGCGCGAAGCGCAGGGGCAACGCCTGCCAGCGCTGTTCTGCTTCCCGCAGATCCTGCAACACCGCCTGCGCTCTATTAACGCCGCGTTCAAACGCGCGCGTGAGTCGTACGGCTATAACGGTGACTATTTTCTGGTCTACCCGATCAAGGTTAACCAGCATCGTCGTGTGATCGAATCTCTCATCCACTCTGGCGAACCGCTGGGGCTGGAAGCCGGCTCTAAAGCTGAACTGATGGCGGTTCTGGCGCATGCCGGGATGACCCGTTCCGTGATCGTGTGTAACGGCTATAAAGACCGTGAATACATTCGTCTGGCGCTGATCGGCGAGAAGATGGGCCACAAGGTCTATCTGGTCATCGAAAAGATGTCTGAAATTGCGATTGTGCTGGATGAAGCCGAACGTCTGAACGTCATTCCGCGTCTGGGCGTGCGTGCGCGTCTGGCATCGCAGGGTTCCGGTAAATGGCAGTCCTCCGGCGGCGAAAAATCCAAATTCGGTCTGGCGGCAACGCAGGTACTACAACTGGTGGAAACCCTGCGCGAAGCCGGGCGTCTCGATAGCCTGCAACTGCTGCATTTCCACCTCGGTTCGCAGATGGCGAATATCCGCGACATCGCTACCGGCGTGCGTGAGTCCGCGCGGTTCTATGTTGAGCTGCATAAGCTGGGCGTCGATATTCAGTGTTTCGACGTCGGCGGCGGTCTGGGCGTGGATTACGAAGGTACCCGTTCACAGTCTGATTGCTCGGTGAACTACGGCCTGAATGAGTACGCCAACAATATCATCTGGGCGATTGGCGATGCCTGTGAGGAAAATGGCCTGCCGCATCCGACGGTAATCACTGAGTCTGGTCGTGCGGTTACCGCGCACCACACGGTGCTGGTGTCCAACATCATCGGCGTTGAACGTAACGAATATACCGTGCCTGTCGCCCCGGCTGACGATGCGCCGCGCGCGCTGCAAAGCATGTGGGAAACCTGGCAGGAGATGCACGAGCCGGGCACCCGTCGCTCGCTGCGTGAATGGCTGCACGACAGCCAGATGGATCTGCACGATATCCACATCGGCTACTCTTCCGGCACCTTCAGCCTGCAGGAGCGTGCGTGGGCGGAACAGCTTTACTTAAGCATGTGCCACGAAGTCCAGAAACAACTGGATCCGCAAAACCGCGCGCACCGTCCTATCATCGACGAACTGCAGGAGCGTATGGCGGACAAAATGTACGTCAACTTCTCGCTGTTCCAGTCGATGCCGGATGCGTGGGGTATCGATCAACTGTTCCCGGTCTTGCCGCTGGAAGGACTGGATCAGGTGCCTGAACGCCGTGCGGTGCTACTGGACATCACCTGTGATTCTGATGGCGCCATCGATCACTACATCGACGGTGACGGTATTGCGACAACCATGCCGATGCCGGAGTACGATCCGGATAATCCGCCGATGCTCGGTTTCTTCATGGTCGGTGCGTATCAGGAAATCCTCGGCAATATGCACAACCTGTTCGGTGATACCGAAGCGGTTGACGTGTTTGTCTTCCCGGACGGCAGCGTGGAAGTTGAGCTGTCGGATGAAGGGGATACCGTGGCGGACATGCTGCAATACGTACAGTTGGATCCGAAAACGCTGCTGACGCATTTCCGCGATCAGGTGAAACAAACCGATCTGGATGACGCGTTACAGCAACAGTTCCTCGAAGAGTTCGAGGCAGGTCTGTACGGCTACACGTATCTCGAAGACGAATAA
- the yqgB gene encoding acid stress response protein YqgB: MKKKPVAQADCQHFLLGNPTVYGLLSPLRIAIVVNCFTLVTKI; encoded by the coding sequence ATGAAAAAGAAACCGGTCGCGCAGGCGGACTGCCAGCACTTTCTGCTGGGAAATCCGACTGTTTATGGGTTGTTATCGCCTCTTCGGATTGCGATAGTAGTCAACTGTTTTACACTTGTTACTAAAATTTGA
- the metK gene encoding methionine adenosyltransferase translates to MAKHLFTSESVSEGHPDKIADQISDAVLDAILEQDPKARVACETYVKTGMVLVGGEITTSAWVDIEEITRNTVREIGYVHSDMGFDANSCAVLSAIGKQSPDINQGVDRADPLEQGAGDQGLMFGYATNETDVLMPAPITYAHRLVQRQAEVRKNGTLPWLRPDAKSQVTFQYDDGKIVGIDAVVLSTQHAEDIDQASLKEAVMEEIIKPVLPTEWLNSATKFFINPTGRFVIGGPMGDCGLTGRKIIVDTYGGMARHGGGAFSGKDPSKVDRSAAYAGRYVAKNIVAAGLADRCEIQVSYAIGVAEPTSIMVETFGTEKVPTEQLTLLVREFFDLRPYGLIQMLDLLHPIYKETAAYGHFGREHFPWEKTDKAQVLREAAGLK, encoded by the coding sequence ATGGCAAAACACCTTTTTACGTCCGAGTCCGTATCAGAAGGGCATCCTGACAAAATCGCTGACCAAATCTCTGATGCCGTGCTGGATGCTATCCTGGAACAGGATCCGAAAGCGCGCGTCGCGTGTGAAACCTACGTGAAAACCGGCATGGTTTTAGTCGGCGGTGAAATCACCACCAGCGCATGGGTCGATATCGAAGAGATCACACGTAACACCGTGCGCGAAATTGGCTATGTGCATTCCGACATGGGCTTTGATGCCAACTCGTGTGCCGTCCTGAGCGCCATTGGTAAGCAGTCCCCGGATATCAACCAGGGCGTTGACCGTGCCGATCCGCTGGAACAGGGCGCGGGCGACCAGGGCCTGATGTTTGGCTATGCCACCAACGAAACCGACGTGCTGATGCCCGCGCCGATCACCTACGCACACCGTCTGGTGCAGCGTCAGGCCGAAGTGCGTAAAAACGGCACTCTGCCGTGGCTGCGCCCGGATGCGAAAAGCCAGGTTACCTTCCAGTACGACGACGGCAAAATTGTCGGCATCGATGCCGTCGTGCTCTCCACCCAGCATGCGGAAGATATCGATCAGGCGTCGCTGAAAGAAGCGGTAATGGAAGAAATCATCAAGCCAGTTCTGCCGACCGAATGGCTGAACTCTGCCACCAAATTCTTCATCAACCCGACCGGCCGTTTTGTTATCGGCGGCCCAATGGGTGACTGCGGTCTGACCGGTCGTAAGATTATCGTTGATACCTACGGCGGCATGGCGCGTCACGGTGGCGGCGCATTCTCCGGTAAAGATCCGTCGAAAGTTGACCGTTCTGCGGCTTACGCCGGGCGTTATGTCGCGAAAAACATCGTTGCCGCAGGCCTGGCTGACCGTTGTGAAATTCAGGTTTCCTACGCGATCGGCGTGGCTGAACCGACGTCCATCATGGTGGAAACCTTCGGTACCGAGAAAGTGCCTACTGAGCAACTGACGCTGCTGGTTCGCGAGTTCTTCGACCTGCGTCCGTACGGTCTGATTCAGATGCTGGATCTGCTGCACCCGATCTACAAAGAGACCGCCGCTTACGGTCACTTTGGTCGCGAACATTTCCCGTGGGAAAAAACCGACAAAGCGCAGGTACTGCGCGAGGCTGCCGGTCTGAAATAA
- a CDS encoding sugar porter family MFS transporter, producing MPDNKKQGRSNKAMTFFVCFLAALAGLLFGLDIGVIAGALPFITDEFQISAHTQEWVVSSMMFGAAVGAVGSGWLSFRLGRKKSLMIGAILFVAGSLFSAAAPNVEVLILSRVLLGLAVGVASYTAPLYLSEIAPEKIRGSMISMYQLMITIGILGAYLSDTAFSYSGAWRWMLGVIIIPAILLLIGVFFLPDSPRWFAAKRRFVDAERVLLRLRDTSAEAKRELDEIRESLQVKQSGWALFKENSNFRRAVFLGVLLQVMQQFTGMNVIMYYAPKIFEMAGYTNTSEQMWGTVIVGLTNVLATFIAIGLVDRWGRKPTLTLGFLVMAAGMGILGTMMHVGIHSPSAQYFAIAMLLMFIIGFAMSAGPLIWVLCSEIQPLKGRDFGITCSTATNWIANMIVGATFLTMLQNLGNANTFWVYAGLNVLFILLTLWLVPETKHVSLEHIERNLMKGRKLREIGAHD from the coding sequence ATGCCTGACAATAAAAAACAGGGGCGTTCCAATAAGGCGATGACTTTTTTTGTCTGCTTTCTTGCAGCCCTGGCAGGATTACTTTTTGGCCTGGATATCGGCGTTATCGCTGGCGCATTACCGTTTATCACGGATGAATTCCAGATATCTGCCCACACCCAGGAGTGGGTCGTTAGCTCCATGATGTTCGGCGCAGCGGTCGGTGCCGTCGGCAGCGGCTGGCTCTCCTTCAGGCTCGGGCGCAAGAAAAGCCTGATGATCGGCGCGATTTTGTTTGTCGCCGGGTCCCTGTTCTCCGCTGCGGCGCCGAATGTTGAAGTGCTGATCCTCTCCCGCGTACTGTTGGGGCTGGCCGTCGGCGTGGCCTCCTACACCGCCCCGCTGTACCTGTCTGAGATCGCGCCGGAAAAAATTCGCGGCAGCATGATCTCCATGTACCAGTTGATGATCACTATCGGGATCCTCGGCGCCTATCTGTCGGATACCGCCTTCAGCTACAGCGGCGCATGGCGCTGGATGCTGGGCGTGATTATCATCCCGGCGATTTTGCTGCTGATCGGCGTCTTCTTCCTGCCGGACAGCCCGCGCTGGTTTGCCGCGAAACGTCGCTTTGTCGATGCCGAACGCGTACTGCTGCGTCTGCGTGATACCAGCGCGGAAGCCAAACGCGAGTTAGATGAGATCCGCGAAAGCCTGCAGGTGAAACAAAGCGGTTGGGCGCTGTTCAAAGAGAACAGCAACTTCCGCCGCGCAGTGTTTCTTGGCGTGCTGTTGCAGGTAATGCAGCAGTTCACCGGGATGAACGTCATCATGTATTACGCGCCAAAAATCTTTGAAATGGCAGGTTACACCAATACGTCCGAGCAGATGTGGGGCACCGTGATTGTCGGTCTGACCAACGTGCTGGCCACCTTTATCGCGATTGGCCTGGTTGACCGCTGGGGTCGTAAACCGACGCTGACGCTGGGCTTCCTGGTGATGGCGGCCGGAATGGGGATCCTCGGGACGATGATGCATGTCGGCATCCACTCGCCGTCCGCGCAGTACTTCGCTATCGCGATGCTGCTGATGTTCATCATTGGTTTCGCCATGAGCGCCGGTCCGCTGATTTGGGTGCTGTGTTCTGAAATCCAGCCGCTGAAAGGCCGAGACTTCGGTATCACCTGCTCGACCGCCACCAACTGGATTGCCAACATGATTGTCGGCGCGACGTTCCTGACCATGCTGCAAAACCTCGGTAACGCGAATACCTTCTGGGTTTACGCGGGTCTGAATGTGCTGTTTATCCTGCTGACGCTGTGGCTGGTTCCGGAAACCAAACACGTCTCGCTGGAACACATCGAACGTAACCTGATGAAAGGTCGTAAGCTGCGTGAAATCGGCGCGCACGATTAA
- a CDS encoding SprT family zinc-dependent metalloprotease — translation MKTARLPIAVQQAVMRSLRENLAQANLKLGRNYPEPKLVYQQRGTSAGTAWLESYEIRLNPVLLMENVEAFINEVVPHELSHLLVWKRFGRVAPHGKEWKWMMESVLGVPARRTHQFELESVRRNTFPYRCQCQEHQLTIRRHNRVVRGEATYRCVHCGEPLVPLK, via the coding sequence ATGAAAACCGCCCGTCTCCCTATCGCCGTCCAGCAAGCCGTTATGCGCAGCCTGCGGGAAAATCTCGCTCAGGCTAACCTGAAGCTTGGACGCAACTATCCCGAACCAAAGCTGGTGTATCAGCAACGTGGCACCTCTGCCGGCACCGCCTGGCTGGAGAGTTACGAAATTCGCCTCAATCCGGTGCTATTGATGGAAAACGTCGAAGCGTTTATCAACGAAGTGGTGCCGCACGAACTGTCGCATTTACTGGTGTGGAAACGGTTTGGCCGGGTTGCGCCGCACGGTAAAGAGTGGAAGTGGATGATGGAAAGCGTGCTCGGCGTCCCCGCACGCCGCACGCACCAGTTCGAACTCGAATCGGTACGTCGCAATACCTTCCCTTACCGCTGCCAGTGTCAGGAGCATCAATTGACCATCCGTCGTCACAATCGCGTCGTGCGCGGCGAAGCCACCTACCGCTGCGTTCACTGCGGCGAACCGTTGGTGCCGCTTAAATAA
- the endA gene encoding deoxyribonuclease I, with protein MYRHLSLATTLFTVALSGQTLAAGINSFSQAKTAGVKVNADVPGDFYCGCKINWQGKKGVVDLDSCGYKVRKNENRASRIEWEHVVPAWQFGHQRQCWQDGGRKNCAKDPVYRKMESDMHNLQPAVGEVNGDRGNFMYSQWNGGEGQYGQCAMKVDFKEKIAEPPARARGAIARTYFYMRDQYNLTLSRQQTQLFNAWNKMYPVTDWECERDDRIAKIQGNHNPYVQRACQAQKS; from the coding sequence ATGTACCGTCATCTTTCTTTGGCTACCACCCTTTTTACGGTAGCCCTTTCAGGCCAGACGTTGGCCGCTGGCATTAACAGTTTTTCACAGGCAAAGACCGCAGGCGTCAAGGTCAACGCCGATGTCCCTGGCGACTTCTATTGCGGATGCAAAATCAACTGGCAGGGAAAAAAGGGGGTCGTTGATCTCGACTCCTGCGGCTATAAAGTGCGAAAGAACGAGAATCGCGCCAGCCGAATCGAATGGGAACACGTGGTTCCGGCATGGCAGTTTGGCCATCAGCGCCAGTGCTGGCAGGACGGTGGACGAAAAAACTGCGCCAAGGATCCGGTTTATCGCAAAATGGAAAGCGACATGCACAACCTACAACCCGCCGTGGGTGAGGTGAATGGCGATCGCGGTAACTTCATGTACAGCCAGTGGAACGGCGGCGAAGGTCAGTACGGGCAGTGCGCCATGAAGGTCGATTTCAAAGAAAAGATCGCCGAGCCGCCAGCCCGCGCGCGCGGCGCGATTGCGCGGACCTATTTTTATATGCGCGACCAGTACAACCTGACGCTTTCCCGCCAGCAAACCCAGCTTTTCAACGCCTGGAACAAGATGTACCCGGTCACCGACTGGGAATGTGAGCGCGACGACCGGATAGCGAAGATTCAGGGAAACCACAACCCTTACGTGCAACGCGCTTGCCAGGCGCAAAAGAGCTAA
- the rsmE gene encoding 16S rRNA (uracil(1498)-N(3))-methyltransferase — protein sequence MRIPRIYHPEPITAGSQISLCEDAANHIGRVLRMGPGQELQLFDGSNQIFAAEITHASKKSVDVNVLSSEIDDRESPLHIHLGQVMSRGEKMEFTIQKSIELGVSLITPLFSERCGVKLDSERLNKKLQQWQKIAIAACEQCGRNRVPEIRPAMDLEAWCAEQDEGLKLNLHPRASDSINTLPLPVERVRLLIGPEGGLSAEEIAMTARYQFTDILLGPRVLRTETTALTAITALQVRFGDLG from the coding sequence ATGCGCATTCCCCGCATTTATCACCCTGAGCCCATCACCGCCGGCAGCCAGATTTCCCTGTGCGAAGATGCCGCTAACCATATCGGACGCGTCCTGCGGATGGGACCGGGTCAGGAACTGCAACTGTTTGATGGCAGCAACCAGATTTTCGCTGCCGAAATCACCCACGCCAGCAAGAAAAGCGTGGACGTGAACGTGTTGAGTAGCGAGATTGACGATCGTGAATCACCGCTGCATATCCATCTTGGTCAGGTCATGTCGCGCGGCGAAAAGATGGAGTTCACTATCCAGAAATCGATCGAACTGGGTGTAAGCCTCATTACGCCACTTTTTTCTGAACGCTGCGGCGTTAAACTGGACAGTGAACGTCTGAACAAGAAGCTCCAGCAGTGGCAGAAAATTGCCATTGCCGCCTGCGAACAGTGTGGTCGCAACCGGGTACCGGAAATTCGTCCGGCCATGGATCTGGAAGCCTGGTGCGCGGAACAGGACGAAGGGCTGAAGTTGAACCTTCACCCTCGCGCCAGCGACAGCATTAACACATTGCCGCTGCCGGTTGAGCGTGTTCGTCTGTTGATTGGCCCGGAAGGCGGACTATCGGCAGAGGAAATTGCCATGACCGCACGCTATCAGTTTACTGATATCCTGTTAGGACCTCGCGTTCTGCGTACTGAGACAACTGCGCTCACCGCCATTACCGCGCTTCAGGTGCGATTTGGCGATCTGGGCTAA